A section of the Saccharopolyspora gregorii genome encodes:
- a CDS encoding helix-turn-helix domain-containing protein, whose protein sequence is MRDALAARNVSEIYRQLRRIGVSQRQIAASTGQSQSEVSEILKGRQVMAYDVLARIADGLGIPRGYMGLAYDGATAMRVAKSNSGPQAEEDESVKRRKFLSHAAAVTMGAAVFGTEENTWVPSNVQTPAPMRIGMTDVQQIQAATKALRDLDYRYGGGTCRDAVVAQLSWAQQLLDANASDQVKRKLYVSLADMHSLAGWTSFDTGLLDPARGHFGKALEFAKQAEDDSLVASVLYRMGRVYLHYQEPNEALKLFQLGQIAAQESGSSLTVAVLCANEAWAYGMLNKPDQVQKMVGRTKDEFARANVAEAPDWVRFFNENDLHGMIGSAHDALAVFDPDRYAPLAVAETIKCNEAYGADMQRTHVFGLSLQATNHIRAGDLQEGIKVGRSALQIGEKVKSARVADRLKPLELEAGRHRMNSDARDLSEEIRRFREA, encoded by the coding sequence ATGCGGGACGCGTTGGCGGCGCGGAACGTCAGCGAGATCTACCGGCAACTGCGCCGGATCGGGGTTTCGCAGCGCCAGATCGCGGCATCGACGGGCCAGTCGCAGTCCGAGGTCTCGGAGATCCTGAAGGGCCGCCAGGTCATGGCTTATGACGTGCTGGCCCGAATCGCCGACGGCCTCGGGATACCGAGGGGGTACATGGGCCTCGCCTACGACGGGGCGACGGCAATGAGGGTCGCGAAGTCGAACAGCGGCCCCCAGGCTGAGGAGGACGAGTCGGTGAAGCGTCGGAAGTTCCTGTCCCACGCGGCCGCGGTGACCATGGGTGCCGCGGTCTTCGGGACGGAGGAGAACACCTGGGTGCCGAGCAATGTGCAGACGCCTGCTCCGATGCGCATCGGCATGACCGACGTGCAGCAGATCCAGGCGGCCACCAAGGCGTTGCGCGACCTGGACTACCGCTACGGCGGCGGCACCTGCCGCGACGCCGTGGTCGCCCAGCTCTCCTGGGCCCAGCAGTTGCTCGACGCCAACGCGTCCGACCAGGTCAAGCGCAAGCTCTACGTGTCGCTGGCGGACATGCACAGCCTGGCGGGCTGGACCTCCTTCGACACGGGCCTGCTGGACCCGGCGCGCGGCCACTTCGGCAAGGCGCTGGAGTTCGCCAAGCAGGCCGAGGACGACAGCCTCGTGGCGAGCGTGCTGTACCGGATGGGGCGCGTCTACCTGCACTACCAGGAACCGAACGAGGCGCTGAAGCTGTTCCAGCTGGGCCAGATCGCCGCGCAGGAATCCGGTTCCTCGCTGACGGTCGCGGTGCTGTGCGCGAACGAGGCCTGGGCCTACGGGATGCTCAACAAGCCCGACCAGGTGCAGAAGATGGTCGGCCGGACCAAGGACGAGTTCGCCAGGGCGAACGTGGCCGAGGCCCCGGACTGGGTGCGGTTCTTCAACGAGAACGACCTGCACGGGATGATCGGCTCGGCGCACGACGCGCTGGCCGTGTTCGATCCGGACCGCTACGCGCCGCTCGCCGTCGCGGAGACGATCAAGTGCAACGAGGCGTACGGCGCCGACATGCAGCGGACCCACGTCTTCGGGCTGAGCCTGCAGGCCACCAACCACATCCGGGCCGGTGACCTCCAGGAGGGCATCAAGGTCGGGCGGTCGGCGCTGCAGATCGGCGAGAAGGTCAAGTCGGCCCGCGTCGCCGACCGGCTCAAGCCGCTGGAGCTGGAAGCCGGGCGGCACCGGATGAACTCCGACGCCCGCGACCTGTCCGAAGAGATCCGCCGCTTCCGCGAGGCGTGA
- a CDS encoding phosphotransferase enzyme family protein produces MTSGTRSAEGRYTRPKLALALAEVCAAAGLDPRGARLVRFVNNGVFLLREHPVIVRIVLAPSFAYRAVNVVEAGRLLAEHGVPAVRLLPGVPQPVRTGGHLATLWQAVPEVGPAPDGADLGRLLRQVHDLPLPSTLPRWQPMPDVRRRLADAEELDAADRAFLEQRCDDVEARLAELDFPLPPSVVHGDAHLGNLIAGPEGPLLCDLDSLCVGQPEWDLTPMAVGMLRLGAPAERYHRLAEVYGFDVTAWSGFPVLRDLRELKITVSVLPILRSNPGVRDQLRSRLRSMREGDAAAQWEPYR; encoded by the coding sequence ATGACGTCGGGGACCCGCTCGGCGGAGGGCCGCTACACGCGGCCGAAACTGGCTTTGGCACTGGCGGAGGTGTGCGCGGCCGCGGGGCTCGACCCGCGGGGCGCTCGGCTGGTGCGGTTCGTCAACAACGGCGTCTTCCTGCTCCGCGAGCACCCGGTGATCGTCCGGATCGTGCTCGCGCCGTCCTTCGCCTACCGCGCGGTGAACGTGGTGGAGGCCGGCCGGTTGCTCGCCGAGCACGGGGTTCCCGCCGTGCGGTTGCTGCCGGGGGTGCCGCAGCCGGTGCGCACCGGCGGGCACCTGGCGACGTTGTGGCAGGCGGTCCCGGAGGTGGGACCCGCCCCGGACGGCGCCGACCTGGGCCGGTTGCTGCGGCAGGTGCACGACCTGCCGCTGCCCTCGACCTTGCCGCGCTGGCAGCCGATGCCGGACGTGCGCCGGAGGCTGGCCGACGCCGAGGAGCTGGACGCGGCGGACCGGGCCTTCCTGGAGCAGCGCTGCGACGACGTGGAGGCGCGGCTGGCGGAGCTGGACTTCCCGCTGCCGCCGTCGGTGGTGCACGGCGACGCGCACCTGGGCAACCTGATCGCGGGGCCCGAAGGGCCGCTGCTGTGCGACCTGGACTCGTTGTGCGTGGGGCAGCCGGAGTGGGACCTGACGCCGATGGCGGTGGGCATGCTCCGGCTGGGCGCGCCCGCGGAGCGGTACCACCGGCTGGCGGAGGTCTACGGCTTCGACGTCACCGCGTGGTCCGGGTTCCCGGTGCTGCGGGACCTGCGGGAGCTCAAGATCACCGTGAGCGTGCTGCCGATCCTGCGCAGCAACCCCGGGGTGCGCGACCAGCTGCGGAGCCGGTTGCGCTCGATGCGGGAGGGTGACGCAGCGGCTCAGTGGGAGCCCTACAGGTAG
- a CDS encoding copper resistance CopC family protein → MRRLLAITALTFAALLGAAGPAFAHNTLVGSDPAEGAQLSSGPAEVRLTFDQPVRSGEGYNTITVVGPDGSFWTDGQVRVEGTEVVAPVRPLGPAGEYTIGYRVLSNDGHPVSGKRGFTLTEAGTGTPAPPPDADRAEPDSGGGMPIWPWIAGAVVLVALGLVLALRLGRSGE, encoded by the coding sequence ATGAGGCGACTGCTCGCGATCACCGCGCTGACCTTCGCGGCGCTGCTCGGCGCGGCGGGCCCCGCGTTCGCGCACAACACCCTCGTCGGCAGCGACCCCGCGGAAGGCGCGCAGCTGAGCTCCGGCCCCGCCGAGGTGCGGCTCACCTTCGACCAGCCGGTGCGCTCCGGCGAGGGCTACAACACGATCACCGTCGTCGGCCCGGACGGCAGCTTCTGGACCGACGGGCAGGTGCGCGTCGAAGGCACCGAGGTCGTCGCGCCGGTGCGCCCGCTCGGGCCGGCCGGCGAGTACACGATCGGCTACCGGGTGCTGTCCAACGACGGCCACCCGGTCAGCGGCAAGCGCGGTTTCACCCTGACCGAGGCGGGCACCGGCACCCCGGCGCCGCCGCCGGACGCCGACCGGGCCGAGCCCGACTCGGGCGGCGGGATGCCGATCTGGCCGTGGATCGCGGGGGCCGTGGTGCTCGTCGCGCTCGGCCTGGTGCTGGCGCTGCGGCTGGGCAGGTCGGGCGAGTAG
- a CDS encoding YcnI family copper-binding membrane protein translates to MSTTRSLFRTTGVTAAIAFTTIAGAGTAAAHVSANPEQAEQGGHAKIAFRVPNERPDASTVRVHVALPLDHPLSSVRTKPLPGWTAEVRKVRLDRPVDVAGAQVTEAVSGITWTARPGTAIAPDQFQEFEATLGTFPTDTDRLLLPTEQTYDSGEVVRWDQPPAADGSEPEHPAPALALVEGDGSGHGHGSAPDGTGHDGHEDAAEAEPAGADDTARVLGGAGLAVGALGLGLGAGALLAARRKNGGRA, encoded by the coding sequence ATGTCCACAACTCGATCTCTGTTCCGCACGACCGGCGTCACCGCCGCGATCGCATTCACCACGATCGCCGGGGCGGGCACCGCCGCCGCGCACGTCAGCGCGAACCCCGAGCAGGCGGAGCAGGGCGGCCACGCCAAGATCGCGTTCCGGGTCCCGAACGAGCGGCCCGACGCGAGCACCGTGCGGGTGCACGTCGCGCTCCCCCTCGACCACCCGCTGAGCTCGGTGCGCACCAAGCCGCTGCCCGGCTGGACCGCCGAGGTGCGGAAGGTGCGGCTGGACCGGCCCGTCGACGTGGCGGGCGCCCAGGTCACCGAAGCGGTCTCCGGCATCACCTGGACCGCGCGCCCCGGCACCGCCATCGCGCCCGACCAGTTCCAGGAGTTCGAAGCCACCCTCGGCACCTTCCCCACCGACACCGACCGGCTGCTGCTGCCCACCGAGCAGACCTACGACAGCGGCGAGGTCGTGCGCTGGGACCAGCCGCCTGCCGCGGACGGCTCCGAGCCCGAGCACCCGGCACCGGCGCTGGCCCTGGTCGAAGGGGACGGCTCGGGCCACGGGCACGGCTCGGCGCCGGACGGCACCGGGCACGACGGCCACGAGGACGCGGCGGAGGCCGAACCGGCCGGAGCGGACGACACCGCGCGGGTGCTCGGCGGTGCCGGGCTCGCCGTCGGCGCGCTCGGGCTCGGGCTCGGCGCCGGTGCGCTGCTGGCCGCCCGCCGCAAGAACGGGGGCCGGGCATGA